The sequence below is a genomic window from Haemophilus pittmaniae.
ATGGACAAGACTAGTGGCTTATTGAAGTAACTCCCAAAAACAAAATACCAAGAAATGTTAAGGCTTTATTCGCTTAATTTTCTTGGTATTTTTATATTTAAAGAGGCTATAACACGACTACGATAAAATCCCTGTCGCATTATCACCCCTAATGCTTGTGATAGACTATTTCTTAGGCGCTTGCATAAAGCGGAAGAACTCACTACCAGGCTTTAAGATCATCATATTATCATTACCTTTAAAGCTATCTTCATAGGCTTTCAAACTACGCACAAAACTATAAAATTGTGGCTCATTGGCAAAACTTTGGGAATATAGTTTCGCTGCAGCAGCATCCCCTTCCCCACGCAGTTCCTGCGCTGTTTTATTCGCATTTGCCAAAATTACCGTCACTTTGCGATCCACATCCGCTTGAATAAAGGCGGCCTTTTCTTTCCCTTGAGAACGATGCTCACGTGCAACAGCATCACGCTCAGCACGCATCCGCTGGTAAATAGAAGAAGATACTTCATCTGGTAAATTAATCTGTTTGACCCGAACATCCACTACCTCAATTCCTAATTCAGAAGCACTATCTGCCCCGGAATTTAAGGCTTTTTTGGCACCGGCCATCAATTCACCACGCGTACCGGAAACAATATCCTTAATGGTACGGGTACCGATTTCAGAACGTAAACGGTCATTGACCTTACGGCTCAACAAATTAGCGGCCTGGCTATAGTCACCACCACCGGTTGCCGTATAAAAACGACCAAAGTCACTGATTCGCCATTTCACGTAGGAATCAACCAAAACGTCTTTTTTCTCAACCGTAATAAAACGAGTAGCAGAACCTTCTAAAGTGCGGATGCGGGCATCGAGCAATTTAATGCTATCAATCAACGGCAGTTTAAAATGAATTCCGGGTTCATAAACCACTACCTTATTATCCGCATCGCGCTGCGCTTTATTAAAACGCAACATAATGCCACGCGAACCTTCATACACCACCACTACGCTGGTGTAAATCAAAATGACAACAACCAATAGGACGGGAAGTAATAATTTACGCATTAATTAAATCTCCCTTGACGAATACTTTCTACTTTATTTTGTTGAACCGCAGTATCAGCTTTCTTATTGATATTAACCGCGTCATTTGATGTCGCAGCTTCCGATTCGCTAGCCGCTGGCACTTTTTTACCTAGCAAACTTTCCAACGGAAGAACCGTAAGATTATTACTGCCTCCACTCTCCATCATGACTTTTGGTGTGTTAGCCATAATCTTTTCCATGGTTTCAATATATAAGCGGTCCTTCAACAGATCCGGATTGGCTCTAAATTCCGGCAATAAGCGAGCTAACCGCTCAACTTCCCCCTGTGCATCCAAGACCACGCGATCCTTATAAGCGGTTGCAGCTTCAACAATACGTTGAGCATCCCCACGGGCAATTGGCTCTTTCTCACGAGCATAAGCTTCCGCTTCACGAATATAGCGTTGTTCGTCCTCTTGAGCTTTAATCGCATCATCAAAGGCTTCTTTCACCTCTTCCGGTGGACGAGCTGATTGGAAGTTAACATCTAACACATCTAAGCCCATATCATAAGGTTTGATGATCTCGTTCAGCGTTTTCCAGGTATTCTCACGTACCACGGTACGACCGGTAGTCAATACATCGTTCATGGTCATATGACCAATTACGTAACGCAGTGCACTATCGGTAGCCTGCGCCAAACTA
It includes:
- the hflC gene encoding protease modulator HflC, with the protein product MRKLLLPVLLVVVILIYTSVVVVYEGSRGIMLRFNKAQRDADNKVVVYEPGIHFKLPLIDSIKLLDARIRTLEGSATRFITVEKKDVLVDSYVKWRISDFGRFYTATGGGDYSQAANLLSRKVNDRLRSEIGTRTIKDIVSGTRGELMAGAKKALNSGADSASELGIEVVDVRVKQINLPDEVSSSIYQRMRAERDAVAREHRSQGKEKAAFIQADVDRKVTVILANANKTAQELRGEGDAAAAKLYSQSFANEPQFYSFVRSLKAYEDSFKGNDNMMILKPGSEFFRFMQAPKK
- the hflK gene encoding FtsH protease activity modulator HflK — its product is MALNGSNQDPWGKPKQGSQPDEKPQDNSSQSNWGENKKQQQSPPDIEDVFNNLLKKLGGGNKGSGNGSNRIGKPLNVGKWAPLALLVGAIVWGASGFYTIKEAERGVVLRLGQLHSIVQPGLNWKPSFIDRVIPVNVEFVNTVNTQGSMLTQDENMVKVEMSVQYRVTDPAKYLFSVTNADNSLAQATDSALRYVIGHMTMNDVLTTGRTVVRENTWKTLNEIIKPYDMGLDVLDVNFQSARPPEEVKEAFDDAIKAQEDEQRYIREAEAYAREKEPIARGDAQRIVEAATAYKDRVVLDAQGEVERLARLLPEFRANPDLLKDRLYIETMEKIMANTPKVMMESGGSNNLTVLPLESLLGKKVPAASESEAATSNDAVNINKKADTAVQQNKVESIRQGRFN